In one window of Thermomicrobiales bacterium DNA:
- a CDS encoding P1 family peptidase, with protein sequence MKRQGLTPNTEVHGATVALDFPGLRVGIAEYAEGPTGCTVLAFDEPAELLIDARGGAPYAVGDFGITDAICLTGGSVYGIEAVAGVNQAILESRGGNVQWDALASVAGAVIYDFGGRDNYIHPDAELGYAAWHAAKAGAFPIGAQGAGRSASAGKGFLFDRAEQSGQGAAIRQIGETRVAVFVVANPVGAIHDRTGKVVCGHRNPETGEREPLLADLEAKIGVTSGGPSANTTLTVLVIDQKLPDPGALGRIARQVHASMARAIQPFHMMVDGDVLFAVNTNAVEGSLHELALATIASEVAWDAVLACVPEGR encoded by the coding sequence ATGAAGCGGCAAGGACTCACTCCGAATACCGAGGTACATGGCGCGACGGTGGCGCTCGATTTTCCCGGGCTGCGGGTCGGCATTGCGGAATACGCGGAAGGGCCAACGGGATGCACCGTGCTCGCCTTTGATGAGCCCGCCGAGCTGCTGATCGATGCGCGTGGTGGCGCGCCCTATGCGGTGGGTGATTTCGGCATCACCGACGCGATCTGTCTCACCGGCGGATCGGTCTATGGGATCGAAGCGGTGGCGGGGGTGAACCAGGCGATTCTGGAGTCCCGCGGCGGGAATGTGCAATGGGACGCGCTGGCTTCGGTGGCAGGCGCGGTCATCTACGACTTCGGGGGGCGCGACAACTATATCCATCCCGATGCGGAGCTCGGCTATGCGGCCTGGCACGCGGCCAAGGCGGGCGCGTTTCCGATCGGCGCGCAGGGCGCGGGGCGGTCGGCATCGGCAGGGAAAGGATTTCTCTTCGACCGGGCGGAGCAATCGGGTCAGGGGGCGGCGATTCGCCAAATCGGGGAGACGCGGGTGGCGGTCTTTGTGGTCGCAAACCCGGTGGGCGCGATCCACGATCGCACCGGCAAGGTCGTCTGCGGTCACAGGAACCCGGAGACCGGAGAACGTGAGCCGCTGTTGGCCGACCTGGAGGCAAAGATCGGCGTGACGAGCGGAGGGCCGTCCGCAAACACGACTCTGACGGTGTTGGTCATCGATCAGAAGCTGCCCGATCCGGGGGCGCTCGGCCGGATTGCACGTCAGGTGCATGCGTCGATGGCGCGTGCGATCCAGCCGTTTCACATGATGGTCGATGGCGATGTGCTGTTCGCGGTCAATACGAATGCGGTCGAAGGATCGTTGCACGAGCTGGCGCTGGCGACGATCGCATCTGAAGTCGCGTGGGATGCGGTATTGGCATGTGTACCCGAGGGGCGCTAA
- a CDS encoding SH3 domain-containing protein yields MVRRLMSVLLTFALLLSAAPAVVFSPVNAQDGSPVAVETEPDPDPPVAPQSDDPTATTAAGNTPAGDFTGVPIFPRSDVYFSYYRILTGGNTTVIDGGSSFDAAGYRTDNAKVITIETSAVQDGSFYLCIIFEAGAFSNPAAVDLFRYDGAAWAVMTAVREGSTVCGYTSSFGVFAVAEPGAAPSSTATDVPPTVTPTASPTFTIVPPTETATASATSTAIPPTETATVTSTATAIPPTETATASSTATSIPPTDTATASSTPVPPSATPTASSTPTTIPPSATPTDTASPTSIPPSATPTASASSTPIPASATPTVSSTPTTIPASATPTASATQTATPPTSTATETHPPSATASATTFIPTETGTPPETPTATSSPSATSTSTGTTTTTSTPSSTPSATIAPNPIQYALPNVYVTFGQIPTSGTTTGSVLSSGDVPMLPAAYAANSAWFFAVSSTVVQAGNKRLCVVFETASYANPLSVVLLQRNGASWTLLSGQVFDSLLPDQGTRCGYISSFGDFALVEQAVATATATWTPSSTASATRTSTPSPTWPATHTATASPTATATSTTVATSTPSATVSPTSSASSTATRTAFPSATNSSTPTLGPGSYPVGTTLRTTARVNVRTGPGTSSPSLGVVASGSIVTVTGSSASAGNLIWVPVTTSLGSGWIAGNYLAPVSTATPTRTPVPATVTRTPGNATATRTATRTPTLAPGGFATGESVRTTARVNLRSGPNASSSILRVVPSKTTGVITGPGVVSGGMTFYPISISGYPAGYIAGPYLQRVTVSASPTRTSTPTVAGVTIRYTTANVNLRSGPGTSYRRIATILEGTAVNITGTPRRVNGTDWYPVIINGVGSGWISGAFLARTYEPV; encoded by the coding sequence GTGGTCCGTCGCCTCATGTCCGTGCTGCTCACGTTTGCGTTGCTGTTGTCGGCGGCGCCTGCCGTTGTGTTCTCTCCCGTCAATGCCCAGGACGGTTCGCCCGTCGCGGTCGAAACCGAACCCGATCCGGACCCTCCGGTCGCTCCCCAGTCCGACGATCCGACAGCGACAACCGCTGCCGGCAATACCCCGGCGGGCGACTTCACAGGCGTCCCGATCTTCCCGCGCTCCGACGTCTACTTCAGCTACTACCGAATTCTCACTGGCGGTAACACGACGGTCATCGACGGCGGCAGCAGCTTCGACGCCGCAGGCTATCGGACAGACAACGCCAAGGTCATCACGATCGAAACATCGGCGGTGCAGGACGGCAGCTTCTACCTCTGCATCATCTTCGAGGCCGGCGCGTTCTCGAATCCCGCAGCAGTCGACCTGTTTCGCTACGACGGTGCGGCATGGGCCGTGATGACTGCGGTACGGGAAGGATCGACCGTCTGCGGATACACCAGCAGCTTCGGCGTCTTCGCTGTGGCCGAACCAGGCGCCGCTCCATCATCCACGGCGACCGATGTCCCCCCAACAGTGACGCCAACCGCCTCCCCAACCTTCACCATCGTTCCCCCAACCGAGACGGCCACCGCTTCCGCCACATCCACCGCGATTCCACCCACCGAAACGGCAACGGTTACTTCGACGGCAACTGCCATCCCGCCGACAGAGACTGCGACGGCCAGTTCGACAGCCACCTCGATCCCTCCGACCGACACGGCCACCGCTTCGTCGACTCCAGTTCCGCCAAGCGCCACACCAACCGCCTCCTCTACACCGACAACGATTCCGCCAAGTGCAACACCAACAGACACCGCTTCACCGACTTCGATTCCGCCGAGCGCAACGCCAACCGCCTCCGCGTCGTCGACTCCGATCCCGGCGAGTGCAACTCCAACAGTCTCTTCAACACCGACAACGATCCCGGCGAGCGCAACACCAACCGCCTCCGCGACTCAGACCGCTACTCCGCCCACCTCGACAGCCACCGAAACGCACCCGCCTTCGGCCACGGCATCCGCGACAACATTCATCCCCACGGAAACCGGCACACCGCCGGAGACTCCGACGGCGACCAGTTCGCCAAGCGCAACGTCGACCTCGACCGGCACCACCACAACAACCAGCACGCCGAGCTCAACACCATCGGCCACCATCGCACCCAACCCAATTCAGTACGCGCTGCCGAACGTCTACGTCACCTTTGGGCAGATCCCAACCTCGGGCACGACCACGGGCTCCGTACTCTCCAGTGGCGATGTGCCCATGCTGCCTGCCGCCTATGCCGCGAACAGCGCATGGTTCTTCGCCGTCAGCAGCACGGTCGTGCAAGCAGGCAACAAACGGCTATGTGTCGTCTTCGAAACCGCGTCCTACGCCAATCCTCTGAGTGTCGTGCTCTTGCAGCGCAACGGCGCAAGCTGGACGTTGCTCTCGGGTCAGGTGTTCGACTCGCTCCTCCCCGACCAGGGCACCCGCTGCGGCTACATCTCGTCGTTCGGGGATTTCGCGCTCGTCGAGCAGGCGGTTGCTACGGCAACTGCCACGTGGACACCCTCGAGCACTGCTTCGGCCACACGCACCTCCACCCCAAGCCCCACCTGGCCAGCAACGCACACCGCAACCGCGTCTCCGACTGCCACAGCCACGTCCACGACAGTGGCAACGTCGACCCCCTCTGCCACCGTGTCGCCCACCTCCTCGGCAAGCTCGACGGCTACCCGGACTGCCTTCCCGTCCGCCACCAACTCGAGCACACCCACGCTTGGCCCAGGTAGCTATCCAGTCGGAACGACACTTCGAACCACCGCGCGCGTCAATGTGCGCACCGGACCCGGCACGTCCTCACCCAGTCTCGGAGTCGTTGCCAGCGGCTCGATCGTGACCGTTACCGGATCATCGGCAAGCGCCGGGAACCTGATCTGGGTTCCGGTGACGACCTCGCTCGGCTCCGGATGGATCGCCGGCAACTATCTGGCGCCGGTCTCGACGGCCACTCCGACACGCACGCCAGTCCCGGCAACCGTCACCCGAACACCGGGCAACGCAACCGCAACGCGCACCGCCACGCGCACGCCGACCCTCGCGCCCGGCGGCTTCGCCACCGGCGAATCTGTCCGCACCACGGCTCGGGTCAATCTCCGTTCCGGCCCAAACGCCTCGTCCTCGATTCTGCGCGTCGTCCCGAGCAAGACGACTGGCGTCATCACCGGCCCAGGCGTGGTCAGCGGCGGGATGACCTTCTATCCAATTTCGATCAGCGGATATCCCGCAGGGTACATCGCCGGGCCGTACTTGCAACGGGTGACCGTTTCGGCGTCACCCACCCGCACATCGACCCCCACCGTCGCCGGCGTCACCATCCGCTACACCACCGCCAACGTGAACTTGCGCTCGGGACCCGGCACGAGCTACCGGCGCATCGCCACCATTCTCGAAGGCACCGCGGTCAACATCACGGGCACCCCGAGACGGGTCAACGGAACCGATTGGTACCCGGTCATCATCAACGGCGTCGGTTCCGGCTGGATCTCCGGCGCCTTCCTGGCACGCACCTACGAACCGGTGTAG
- a CDS encoding DUF2298 domain-containing protein, with protein MDYSGWFGETVRWYIALVLITWGFAPAVRWLLGGLSDKGASVARPAALLFVLWPTWFLSGSVELPFTSWGIWITLAIGAAICWGYAWKRQWIERDWIRTLLIVEGISLLTFAAYALLRGFTPQLAYTEKPMDMMFMTSSYRTDVIPPNDAWMSGETINYYYLGYLIYGTLSRITGITTWVGYNLALITTVSMSLVAAGGAAYNVVRRGMSPRAAWAAAVLGGFFVVVAGNMRAAIEFVQSPSATWNQGWWGTVGWASSRVVVDEGQAFTETINEFPWFSFLLGDFHPHVMALPFTILAIVPAISAMLTGTPDRPDRAGWGKLVVAGMLVGALYPLNSLDFPTYLVLLVLAIAITGGWNRRSLAKVAVVTIASLGAWLPFTVRFVSFAGGDTSQLPSWLQDLPVVPRLLTTVAFYEHERTSAGEFLTVFGLFWFIALLFLGLRFWQRFSGQGRPEVRRWVIAAAVLILLVSVAIPMPVLTLAGAPLAVSLWLVERARRDGTLRDVIPEGLYACAFGLILLTEVFYVQDAFDGRFNTLFKVYYQVWTMLGIAGAIAVVTLFIELRPFPALRVALGVAAVAGLLVAVAYPIIATQQWTREFGPREFRGLNSAAFMANLNPDDLAAMQWLYDNALDDDVIIEAPGCSYQVNGGIPTSGVAAMTGVPTIIGWGGHESQWRAGQPELLGQIGVRQGDVAAIYADPASPLVDQYDATLLYVGGYERNGAPGCDLAGPYPSAAGPDFPGPTWEPVFTSGDTVIYRRVASTG; from the coding sequence GTGGATTATTCGGGCTGGTTCGGCGAAACGGTTCGCTGGTACATCGCGCTGGTGCTGATCACCTGGGGATTCGCGCCTGCGGTGCGCTGGCTGCTCGGTGGCCTGTCCGACAAGGGCGCTTCGGTCGCACGGCCGGCAGCGCTCCTCTTCGTCCTCTGGCCCACCTGGTTTCTCTCCGGCTCGGTCGAGCTCCCCTTCACCTCATGGGGCATCTGGATCACGCTCGCTATCGGGGCGGCGATCTGCTGGGGCTACGCCTGGAAACGCCAGTGGATCGAACGCGACTGGATCCGCACCCTGCTGATCGTGGAAGGGATCTCGCTGCTCACCTTTGCGGCCTACGCGCTCTTGCGCGGGTTCACGCCCCAGCTCGCCTACACCGAAAAGCCGATGGACATGATGTTCATGACCTCGAGCTACCGCACCGACGTCATTCCTCCGAACGACGCCTGGATGTCCGGTGAAACCATCAACTACTACTACCTCGGCTATCTCATCTACGGCACCCTCAGCCGCATCACCGGGATCACCACCTGGGTCGGCTACAACCTCGCCCTCATCACCACCGTTTCCATGTCGTTGGTGGCGGCTGGTGGCGCAGCCTACAACGTCGTCCGCCGGGGCATGTCCCCTCGCGCGGCCTGGGCAGCCGCGGTCCTCGGCGGGTTCTTCGTGGTCGTCGCCGGAAACATGCGCGCCGCGATCGAGTTCGTGCAGTCGCCCAGCGCCACCTGGAACCAGGGCTGGTGGGGCACCGTCGGCTGGGCATCGAGCCGCGTCGTCGTCGACGAAGGCCAGGCGTTTACCGAAACGATCAACGAGTTCCCCTGGTTCAGCTTCCTTCTGGGCGACTTCCACCCGCACGTGATGGCGCTCCCCTTCACCATCCTCGCCATCGTTCCCGCAATCTCAGCCATGCTCACCGGCACACCCGATCGGCCAGACCGTGCCGGTTGGGGCAAGCTGGTGGTTGCCGGCATGCTGGTCGGCGCGCTTTATCCGTTGAACAGTCTCGATTTCCCGACCTATCTCGTGCTCCTGGTCCTCGCCATCGCCATCACCGGCGGATGGAACCGGCGCTCGTTGGCGAAAGTTGCCGTCGTGACGATCGCCTCCCTGGGGGCGTGGCTCCCGTTCACCGTGCGGTTCGTCTCCTTCGCCGGGGGAGATACCAGTCAGCTCCCGTCATGGCTGCAGGACCTCCCGGTCGTGCCGCGGTTGCTCACCACGGTCGCGTTCTACGAACATGAGCGCACCTCCGCTGGTGAGTTCCTGACCGTCTTCGGGCTCTTCTGGTTCATCGCGCTCCTCTTTCTTGGTTTGCGGTTCTGGCAACGCTTTTCTGGCCAGGGACGGCCAGAAGTTCGCCGGTGGGTCATCGCGGCAGCGGTCCTGATCCTGCTGGTCTCCGTGGCGATTCCCATGCCGGTGCTCACGCTTGCCGGAGCGCCATTGGCCGTCAGCCTGTGGCTCGTCGAACGTGCCCGCCGCGATGGCACGCTGCGCGACGTCATTCCAGAGGGACTCTACGCCTGTGCCTTTGGGCTGATCCTGTTGACCGAGGTCTTCTACGTGCAGGACGCTTTCGACGGCCGCTTCAACACGCTGTTCAAGGTCTACTACCAGGTCTGGACGATGCTCGGAATCGCCGGAGCGATCGCAGTCGTGACCCTGTTCATCGAATTGCGTCCGTTCCCGGCCTTGCGCGTGGCGCTTGGGGTGGCCGCCGTGGCTGGGCTGTTGGTGGCCGTGGCCTATCCCATCATCGCCACGCAGCAGTGGACACGCGAATTCGGTCCCCGCGAATTCAGGGGGCTCAACAGCGCCGCCTTCATGGCGAACTTGAACCCCGACGATCTGGCGGCGATGCAGTGGCTCTACGACAACGCGCTGGACGACGATGTCATCATCGAGGCGCCCGGCTGCTCCTATCAGGTCAATGGCGGCATCCCCACCTCCGGAGTCGCCGCCATGACCGGCGTCCCGACCATCATCGGTTGGGGCGGTCATGAAAGCCAATGGCGCGCCGGACAACCAGAGTTGCTGGGCCAGATCGGCGTCCGACAAGGCGATGTCGCGGCCATTTACGCCGATCCCGCCAGCCCGCTCGTCGACCAATACGACGCGACCCTGCTCTACGTTGGCGGTTATGAGCGCAACGGCGCTCCCGGCTGCGACCTCGCCGGCCCCTACCCCTCAGCTGCTGGCCCAGACTTCCCCGGTCCCACCTGGGAGCCGGTCTTCACCAGCGGCGACACGGTCATCTATCGACGTGTCGCTTCGACCGGGTAA